The window GAAATCGACCGGCTTTGTAGAATGAACCGGAGTAAAGGCAGTTGCAGGCGTTTGCTCCGTTTCGGCAGCGTGCCCTCGCAGCGTTGGGGCAAGCGGAGTCTCGGCCCTGGCTGCGCTTTTCAGAAACAGCCATCGTTGCCAGTTTGCGTTTGGTTCTTACAACCGCTGCGCTCTGGCAACGCACGATTCGCAAAGGCACAGGCGGCGGCACAGATGCGCGCAACTGGCCGATAGGCAAGTCGGGCGCATCTGGGAAACGGTTCACAATATTCGATAGTCAAGACTTTCGGCCCTCGCCGGATTTTTCAGACTATCGAGAATTGAAACTCAGTCCGTTTTGTTTTACAGCGAACCTTGGCAAAGCAAGCCTTAGACAACGTGCGGGAGAAGATGAAAAATGGGGAATTCTAAAGGTCGTATTCTGGTTGTCGACGACGATGCACTGAATCGGATTAAGCTTTCTACCAACCTTGAAGAAGATGGTTGCGAGGTTGAACTCGCGAAAGATGGCGAACAAGCTTTGAAGATGCTGGGTGGAGGTTCTTACGATACTGTTCTCCTCGACCTGATGATGCCGGTGATGGATGGTTTTGCTGTCCTCGAACACGTTCAAAATCATAATGAGTTGCAGCACATTCCGTTTATTGTAATTTCTGCCGAAGAGGACATGAATAGTATTGTGCGTTGCATCGAAATGGGCGCCGCCGATTATCTACCTAAACCTTTTAATCCGACGCTGCTGCGCGCACGCGTCGGCGCGTGTCTCGAAAAGAAGCGTTCTCGCGACCGCGAGCAGGAGCTTTTCGCTGAACTTCAAGAACGCTACCAGCAACTGCGCGAGCTGAATCAGACCATTCAGGAACAGGCCGACTTGCTGAAAGAAGTTAGCATCCGCGATGAGTTGACGCGACTTTACAACCGGCGTCATTTTAACGAGCAAGCGGCCCGCGAATTTGCGCAATCGCAGCGCCACGGGCATCCGCTGACGATGATGATTGGTGACATCGACCATTTTAAGCGCATCAATGACACCTTCTCCCACGCGACAGGTGATGATGTTTTGCGTCAAGTTGCGCGTGTGCTGCAGGACAACACGCGCGAAGGCGACATCCTCGCGCGTTACGGCGGCGAAGAGTTTGTTATTGCGCTTCCGCAAACCGATCTCGAACAGGCTGCGACCGTTTGTGAAAAATTGCGGCTGGCGATTGAGTCTCATGCGTGGCACGAAATTCATCCAGACCTTCGCGTTACCATGAGCATGGGCTTGAACTCGAACATCCAGTTGAGCAGCTACGACAAAATGATTGACGCCGCCGACGAGCTTCTCTACAAGGCAAAAGAAAGCGGCAGAAACCGTGTTTGTGCTTCGTAGCTTCAAGCTTCTTTGCTACCTGAAAAGCTAAAGCTCCAGCGCAATGCCGGAGCTTTAGCTTTTGAGGAGTCCGGTCGAATTCGACCGTACTTGTTATTTGGTTCTTTTCGCGCGGACGATTTTGTTTTTGCCGGTGCGTTTGGCTTCGTAAAGCGCTTTGTCGGCGGCATCGTTGAGAATCGCGGCATCATCGAATTCGGGAAATTCAGCGACGCCACACGAAAACGTGACTTCGAAATCGACTTCCGTGGTGCGATGATGCAATTGAGAAAAACCGACGCGAATTTTGTCGAGCACTTGCTCGGCGGTTTCGCCATCGGTGTCGCTGAGAATGACCGCGAATTCTTCGCCGCCATAACGCCCGATGATGTCGGTCTTGCGCAACCGTTGGTTGAGCAAGCGCGACAAACTTTTAATCACGCGGTCGCCGACAAGGTGCCCGAAGCGGTCGTTGATGCTTTTGAAGTTGTCGATGTCCACCATCGCAAACGAAATCGTGCCATCGCCGCGCGCCGCGCGCGCGACTTCAATCGCCAAACGCTCTTTGATAGTGGTGTGATTGAGCAAGCCTGTCAGCGAATCGCGAATCATGAACGAGCGCAACTGGCGCGAACGCTTGGCGCGCGTCATCACCGAAGAAATCAAGTGTTCGGCGCCGATGGGTTTTTCCAGAAAGTCGTCGGCACCCGAACTCATCGCGGCGAGCTGCTTGTCGATGCTTTTTTCCGCTGACAAGAACACAATCGGGATCGAAACAAAATCTTCCTGCTGCCGGATAACTGTCGCCAACTCCAATCCGGTGCACTGCGGCATGTAAACGTCCATCAAAATCAGGTCGGGCCGGAAATCGACAAGCGCAGGCATCACTTTGAGAGGATTGTTTACAACAAGCGTGCTCATGCCAGCGCCCTGGAGCGTAAGCGCAAAGTAAGCGGCGAGTGCCGGTTCGTCATCAACGACCAAAATACGATACGGCTCGGGAACCTCGTGTTCGGTGAGCGTATCGAGCTTATCGACCAAGTCAGCGGCATCGAGGGGTTTCGTGAAATACGCATCGCCACCGGCCCGCACGCCTTCCAATCGCGCGTCGATGTCAGCGCGCGCCGAGATGAACAACACCGGAATATGGGTTTCGGACAAGCGCTGCACGTCGCGCACCGCATCAAAGCCCGCGCTGTCGCCTTCAGCCAGAATCACATCGGCGACGATGGCGGCAGGCACTTCGCTTTCGACGGCTTCGCGCAGTTGGGTGGTATTTTCGTAACAGCGAACGGTGTAGCCAAAGGTGCCGATTTGCAGCGCGATGTCGGTTGCAAACAGTTCGTCATCTTCCACGACGTAAATCAGACGGTTTTCGGTTCCGCGCCACGGCGAATGCGCAGCGAGCAAATGTTCTTCGAAGGGCGCAGCTTGTCCATCGGGCGCAAGCGACAGTGCGGCCATGCGACGAATGTGGGTTTCAACGGCTACAGCATCGTGCGCCGCCCGGCCTTCCATGACTTCCAGCAAATTGGCTTCGAGTGCGCGAGATTCGTCGGAGAGTTTGGAAAATCCGTAAGTTTTGCCCGAACCTGAAAGCCCGTGCGCCATGCGATGCAATTCGCGCAGCGCCGCCGTGTCGGTCGGGCGAATGGAATAATGCTCGTTGAGCGCGCGGATTTTTTCGATGCGCGCTGGCAATTCCGCCGCGTAATTTTCACGCAGCAACTGCAACTGCGCCGTTACTTCATCCAGTGACTTAATATCGTTCATAAAAAGGTACGGTCGAATACGACACAACAATTCGCTACGTTGAAGTTTGCGCCGCAGGGGCGGGCGTTGCCCCTGCTGTGGCTTGCGCATGAACGGCGCGGACTTTATCGGAAAGGGTCATCGGGTCGAACGGCTTAGAAATTACGTCGGCTGCGCCCAGCGCGCGATATTGCCCGATTTCGTCTGGCTGAACCTTGGCTGTAATGAAAACAACTGTTGTGTTCGTGAGCGAAGGAATCTCGCGCAGCTTCGACAAAGTTGTCGGGCCGTCCATTGATGGCATCATTACGTCGAGCAGAATCAAATCGGGAGCAAACGCCGGAGCCGTTTGCAACGCTTCGTCGCCGCTGGAACACATCTCGACTGTGAAGCCGCCAACCATTTCCAACGCGAATCGTGCGATTTGCTGAATGTCGCCTTCATCTTCCACCATCAGAATTTTTTGAAGCATTATCGAGTTTTTTCTCCGTGCAGTTACGCAGTATGCTCGGAATCGACCGTACTGCTAACGAGCGTCGTTGCCTGTTTCCCACTCTCTACAGTTCCGTCTTCCACAGCATTGCCTAACAAGGCCTGAATCGTCGCGCGTAACGTGGTGTTGGTTGTGCGCGACTTTTCCAGAACGGCTTCGGTTTCCCGCGCATCGTCGCGGCTCAGGTCGCGCGCGGAAAAAACCACAACCGGCACCGGCACCGCTGTTCCTTTCAGTTGCGGCAGCAAATCGAGGCCGTTGCCGTCGGGTAAGCCGACATCCAGAATCACCAGATCGTAATGCTCGTGCGCCAACTTTTCGCGGGCCTGAGCCATGGTTTGTGCGCTGTCGCAATCGGCGGTGTCGTGCAAAATCCCCTGGACAACGCGCAAAATATCGGGATCATCTTCGATATGAAGCACATGTGCACGCTCTCCCAAATGTCGTGCCGCGCGGCGCACAGCACGATGCAGGCGCGAGGAATCGATGGGTTTTTCGAGCCAATCGACAATACCGACGGCGTCGCCGGTCAGGAACATATCGTTTTCTAAACGACGTCTTCCTTGCATCGCAGTTGCCGAAACGACCACAATTGGCAAATCGCGCGTGGCGGCTTCGCTGCGTAAGTCGCGGATAAACGAAACACCGTCGCCGTCGGGAAGCGATAAATCCAGTGTCAGCGCGAAATACGAAGTGCTGTCGAGAAACTCGCGCGCCATTTTGATATTGCGCGCAATATCGCTGGCGAAGCCAATGTCGCGCAGCAGCAAACGCAGCAATTCGGCGATGTCGGGGTCGTCCTCGCAAATTAAGATGCGCGCCAAGCTGCTCGTCGCCGAACGAACGGGGAGCGTCCGTTCGCCCCACTGAGGCAGATCAAAGAAGAACGTGGTGCCCTTTGCGTCGCAGCGATAATTGATGGTGCCGCCGAGTTTTTCGACAATCGATTTGCAAATGCTCAGGCCCAGACCGGTGCCGCCTTTGGCACGCGTGTCGGAAGCATCGGCCTGGGCAAATTTGTCGAAAATGCGTTCCTGAAAGGCAGTGGGCACGCCCGGCCCCTGATCGGTGACGCTGACACGCCAGGTGTTCGCTTGCACGGCAAGGCCGATTTCGACCGTACCTCCGCGCGGTGAAAACTTTACCGCGTTGGAAATCAGGTTGTCCATCACTTGTGTCAGGCGATCGGCGTCGGCGCAGACGCGAGCGCCGGGCGGCAGATTGTTGCGCAAGCTGTAACGCACATCAAATATAACGCCGTAGCCTTTTGCGCCTTCGATGGCGGTGGCCACAACTGCGGCCAAGTCCAGGGGTTGGAGATAAAAATCGACGCGGCCTGTCTCGATTTTCTCAATATCGAGAATATCGTTGATAAGTCGCACTAGCCGTTCGGCGTTGCTCGAAGCAATATCGATGAGCGGCTTGGCAGCGGGCGGCAGTTTGCCGGCGACTTCTCCGGACAGCAGGCCAAGGGAGCCGCGAATCGAAGTCAGCGGAGTGCGCAACTCGTGGCTGACGGTTGAGATAAATTCGCTCTTCAAACGGTCGATTTTCTTGCGCTCGGTGATGTCGCGCGAGAAAACCGTCGCGCCTGTAACGCCGTGTTCGCCGATAATCGGTGAAAAGGCCAGTTCCTGTTCGCTAGTCCGGCCCCGGCTTTCGCGCACGCGTTCGATAAGGAAACTTTCGCCGGACAAGGCGCGGTCGTACAGCGTTTTCCAATCGTCGTGGGTTTCGTCGAAGAGGGCCGTTAAATCTTGGCCCACAACGCAGGGGACGCCAAACTTTTCGGCGACCCCATTACAAAAAGCCTTGTTGAATTGCGTCAAGCAATAGTTGCGGTCGACCGACCAGATGGCGTCGGACGTGCTTTCGATGAGGGCCGAAAGACACGCCTGCGATTCGTGCAAATCCTGCTGCGCCGCTGCGTGATCGGTGATTTCCGTTTCCAAACGCGCATTGCTTGCGACAAGACGCGTTGTGTTCTGCATCACGACGTCGAAAATGAGAAAGGAAAGAGCCAGAATACAAATACATGCCAGCAACAACGCGCCGCCTGCCATTTGCTGAACACGATTCTGCTTCGCCGTTTGCTCTTTAGAAAGGCGCGCTTCCTCAGCGCGAATTTGCGTCAGCAACGTTTGCATCTGCGCCAGAGCGGTGCGGTTGGAATTGTTGGCGCGCCACACGCCGAACGCGGTGCGTAATCGCTGGACCTGACGCTGCTGAACGGCACTGCCGCGCGTGAGCGAAGCGAGATTGTCCAAGCGTGTGGCGAATGCTTTTTGCTGCGAACGCGCATCCAGCTTCCTGCGCGCGCCTTGCTTCCAGCGAGCGAGGTCATCTTCAAGTCGATGGACGATTGCCGTCACGCGATACGAATGAGTGTAAATCTCTTCGGCTTGCGAAAGGCGCGAAAGGTTGGAGCCAGCGATGAAAACCAGACACAACAAGACGCCAGCAAGGGCGGTAAAAATCAGGCGCCATTGTCTCGACATCGGGACGCGGCGTGCTGGTTTTGGGGCGGCACTTTCGCGGTCTGCGCTCATGGTGCTTCAATGATAACCGCAAAACAGCAAGATTGTTAAATTGTTTGGGAGCCTGCAGCAGGTACGGTCGAAATCGACCGTACCTTATGGCGCGCGAAGTTTATGGCGCAAAGGAGAATTCGATTTCGGGCGAGGTTTCCTGTCCGCCGTTTGGCGTCAGAACAACTAAACGTGCGCGGTGTTTGCCGGACGTGAAGCGATCACGCGCGACGGTTATGCGATACGGAGATTTGTTGGTGAGCGCGACAGTGCGCCCGTCGATTTGCCAGATAAGGCCGCGCGGCTTCATGTTGAGCGGCAACTGCGCGCGCAACGTGAGGTCATCGGCGACGACCTGGCCATCTTCCAGACCACGCAAGTAGGGAATGTCGATGTTGTTGGCAATTGCGCCCGACCGCTCCAGAGCTTCCATGTCCAACGCACGACGTCCACCCGACGAGCCGGAAACTGTTGTTCCTGCTTTGGGCCGCACCGCGTAGCGCGCCGGGTCGTAAGCGACTTTCGAGAGGAAATGATCGTTCGCTACCAGCTTGCGATATGTCGCCAGGACGCGGCCATCATCAATGAACGAGTAATTATTGTTGGCGCGTTTGGCGCGAATCGTGTCCCAGACAAAGTAGTTGACGCTTTTCACCCGCGGGAAACGCTCGCGCAGGCCGTCGTAAAAGCGCGTCATTTTCTCGATGGCAAAGTCCACGGTGTCTTCGCCCGTTCCGCGACAGCGAATCGTCGCCGCATATTCGGAAATATGAATCGGCTTGCGCTGACCGTAGTTTTCGTAAATAAATTGCAGCCATTCGAGCGGGTCTTTTTGCGCCGCAGGCCGCAGCGGATCGCCGTTATTGACGTAAACACTGTAGATGTTCATGCCAACCCAATCGACAGCGTCATCGCCCGGATAAAACTGTGCAATTGTGCTTTGCGGCTCGGCAAAAGGCGTCCACACCATCGCCACGTTGGGCGCTTCCTCGGCCATAATCTGGTGCATGAGCCGGAACTTTTCGCGGTACTGCGCCGGATTCTTGCCGTACGCCGTCCACGGGCCGTTCATTTCTGAAGCCCAGCGCAAGAAAATTGGCACACCCGAACGTGCCGCATCGCGCGCCCACGAGCGCAGATAAGTGCCATCGACGACCTCATCCAACCCTGCGTTGGGTTCGTAGGCGATGTGCGGTGCAGCGCCCGCTTTCTTTACTTTATCGACCCATTCTTTGGGAAAAGGCCGCCCGTAACCGACATAGGTGAAATACGAGGCGTGCTTCTTTTTGGTGAGTTCTTCAAAGGCGCCGATGTTGCCTAGGACGGTGAAATCGCGCTCAATGAACGCGCCGACATAGCAACCCTTTTCCGGCTCGAACTTGGCGAGAGTTTGCGACCAAGCTTCAGTGGCAAAGCCGCACAAAACGGACAACAACAACAAATGCTTCATAAATCGGTCGCAGTATAACGGCAGAAAATGGAAAAACGATGAAAAGTACGGGCCGTTTCGACCGTACTCCTTGCGCGCCGTTGCGCTTTTCCCTTCCAGACCTCGCGTGTGTCACTGCAAAGCGCTTGCTAGACTGGAATTAATGCCAATGCGAAACACCGATAAATAAGTACGGTCGAAAAGGGCCGTATCTCACTTCTTTGAAACATCTGCGCGTGGGCTGCGTCCCGGCGCGAAATTTCCTCAAGGTCTTTTTATGAAAAACTCTCGTGTACTGGCGGCGCTGTGTGCCGCGACTGTTCTTTCGCCGGTTCTTGTTCACGCCGACGAAACCTCCGACTCCACCGATGGCGTTTTGATCGCTCAGGCTGCGACAAATAAACCAGCAGCCAAACCTGCGCCAGTCGCAGGTGTCGCTGCCGAAGTCAACGGCGAAAAAATTCCCCTCGGCGACGTCGAGCGCGCCGTCTCGGTTTTACGTGATAGCGAGCCAGCGCTGCGGACCGGTTCTGCCGAAGCAAACAAGACGCTGGAGAATATTCGCCAGCAGCATTTGGAAAATCTCATTACGCAGGCGTTGCTTGCCCAGGACGCGCGTAAAAGGAACATCGCGCCCCCTAAAGCCGAAGTGGATAAAGCTGTGACGGCGCTGCAGAAAGGCATGAAGCCGGAAGAGTTTCAGAAGGCGCTCACCGAAGACGGCAAAACGACGGAAGACGTACGTCGCATGATCGTCGAAGATATGTCGATTCGCGAACTCTCACGCCGTCTCACAGGTGACATCACAGTTTCCGACGCTGAGATCCAAGCTTCGTATCGCGCGGATGTCGCCCTGTGGACGGTGCCGGAAACCGCGCGCGCTAGCCACGTTCTGATCGCTTTCAAAGAAGGCGCAACCGCTGCCGATAAAGCCAAACAGCTTGTGCTGGCGAAAGACATTCTCAAGCAGGCGAAAAATCCGAACACCGATTTTACAAAGTTGGCGAAAACCTACTCGCAAGACCCCGGTTCGAAAGATCAGGGCGGTGATGTTGGTGATTTCGACCGCGAACGCATGGTCAAGCCGTTCGCCGATGCGGTGTGGGCAAATCCGGTCGGTTCGGTTGTCGGTCCGGTCGAAAGCGAATTCGGCTATCACATCATTCGCATTACTGGCAAAAAACCGTCGGCTGTTGTGCCGCTCGATTTTCAAATTCAGCAAGGCTTGACGGTGCGTGAAGCGATTCGCGCGCGCTTGCTGCGCGGAAAAGTGCAGACTCGTTTGGAAGCGCACCTGAAAACGCTGCGCGCCGCCGCAACCATCAAGAAATATATCTAGAAGGTTGAAAGGTGAACGAAAAAGAGTACGGTCGATTTCGACCGTACTCTTTTTTATTGTGCTTCGGGGTAGCTGCCGAGAATTTTTACCGAAACGGTGTGTTCTTTGAGGTCTTCCAACGCCGCGCGCAGGTTCTCATCGCGGATATGCGCTTGCAAGTCGGCAAAGAAACGATATTCCCATGCGCGTTGGCGGCTGGGCCGCGATTGAATCATCGACAGGTTGATACCGCGCGCCGTGAAAACCCCAAGCACATCGACCAACGCGCCCGGCTTGTGCGGCACCTGAAACGCGAGCGAAGTTTTGTCCTGGCCTGACGGCGCGGGCGCAGCAGTCGTCGGGCCAACGACGAAAAATCGCGTCTTGTTACCCGCAAGGTCTTCAATATCGGCAGCGCCCAAACCGAGATTATAAATATTGCCTGCGAGCGCCGAACCAATCGCGGCGGTGCCCGGTTCTTGCGCCGCCATTTCAGCGCCTCGTGCTGTCGAAGAAACCGGTACAAGCGCCGCCGAAGGAACGTGCGAGCGCAGCCACGCGCGGCATTGCGCCAAAGCATGCGGATGCGAATAGATTTTTTCGATGCGGTCGAGCGGTTCGTTGGAAAGCAGGCACAGATGAATGAGCAATTCGATTTCGGCGCAAATCGTTAATTCCGTGTCGGCCAGCAAATCGAGGTTGCTCATGACGACGCCTTCGATGGAATTTTCAATGGCGATGACGCCGTAATCGGCGCCGCCCGCTGTCGAGCCGCGCACAACTTGCGCACAGATTTCGTCGGGAGTGACGCAGGGAACTGGCGAAAACGTCGAGCCGAAATATTGAACCGCCGCTTCCTGCGTATTGGTTCCGGCAGGGCCAAGAAACGCCACGCGCGTGGCGCCTTCGGCGTTGCGGCATGCAGAAATTATTTCGCGGTAAATCGCGGTAATCGCGATGTTGCTCAACTCGCCGCCATGTGACGCGTTCTTTTGCTTGAGTCGCTCGAAAATTAGGCGTTCGCGCGCCGGATCGTGCAAAGGCAATCCGAGTTCTTCTTTTTTCGCGCCGACTTTAAGCGCCCAACCGACGCGCTCGTTTAATAAGCGAACGATTTCTTCATCGAGAGCATCGATACGCGCGCGCTCTTCTTTAAGAACCTGCGACAAAATTTCCCACGGGCCGTTGTTTTCTGCGGTGTTCATCGCCAAAAGCCTAACAAGTTGGAGCGGTTTCACAAAGTCCGGTCGATTTCGACCGTACCTCACGAATGTCTTCGATAGCGGAACAGATCGAATCGCTGTCGCCAAAGGGCACCAGATAAAGACCTTCGCGCGGTTCGATTCCGCAGCCTGCCGTGGCGATAACTGGAACGCCTGCCGCCAACGCCCGCATCAGCAAGCGCGGCGAGTTGTCCCACACCGACGGCATTACGACAGCCAACGCTTCGCGCCAATTCGTCGTAACGCGCATTTTGGCGGGCTTCCAGAAATCGATGCCTTCGTGAGAAACGCCCGATGCCCAGACCTCGATATCGAGCGCAAGTGCGGCTTCGCGCACCGCGTGACAGCCGTTGCGCGCAACCGCCGGGCCTGGAAAAAAGATGGCGTCGGAGATTGCGGAAGTCTGTTTCTCCGTTTTCGGTTCGTGCCAGGGCAAACGCTGCGCGTGAGGAAACATTGCCGCCAAAGCTTTATGAGGAGTCCACAACGTGCGCGCATGGGCGAGAGCTTCGCGTTCGACATTTACGACATTTTGCGGTGCGCGAAAATCGCGCAATGTCGGCGCTGCGATGCGCAGAGAAGCCTCGTCGAGCCGCGCGTGCAATTCATGCAGTGGCAGACGGGTCATGAGGACATCGAAGCTGCGACCGCCGAGCGCGCCCTGTTGCCACAGAAACGGCAGAAAACCTTGCGCGACGACAAGATGCGTTGTTTCGTAATCGATGCGATGCGCGAAGTAACCGGCAATGCGCGCCGTTCCCTGCAGAGAGGCCGCGCGTTTGGCTGCGCCTTCACCTGCGAAGCGTGTCGCCGCGCCGCGATACCAACGCCGCCAACCGGCGTTGTCCGGCGTCCAGATTTCGTGCGCTTTTTGTTTTGCGAGTTCTTCAAATTCTGGCCACTCTTCGTCGAGCAGCCACAAAGTACGGTCGATTTCGACCGTACTTTGTGCGGGCGAATGGCGGAAACACGCACTTTGCCCGCAAGAACCGCACGAATGTGCCGCAGGGTTGAGAAGCGGCGTTGGCGCATTGAGCGACGAAAGCGGAACGAGCGGCTGAACTGCAACGGGTTGGCGTGCGAGGAAACGCACAACGAGTTCATCGTGTGACAGCTTGGCGCTGATTTGCATTTCGCATTGGGGCCGAAAACGTAAGTCGATGTAATTCCACGCAACAGTGGCATCGCGGCCCTGCGCGGCAGACGAGCCGGGAACGGTTTGCGAATGTGCCCAACGCTCGACGATTTCACAGCCACTATCGAGCGCTGCTGCGTACAGCGCGTTGGAAAGCTGGCACAAGCCGCCGCCGACAGCGGGAATCAGGCAACCCTCGCGCAATAAACGGCCTGAGACGTAGCCGCGCCGCGTCGTCGCCTGTCCAATTTGTTTCCAAAACGAAAAAAGTTCGTTTGCCGGAATAATTGTGCCATCGAGACGGCGCAAAGCCGCGCGCAAGTTTTGCACTTTCCCCTTTTGCAAACGAACTTCGGCAGGCGAAGCATCGTTCCACAGGGGTGAACGCGATTGGGCGAGAACATAATTAAAGCCGGTGCCGTCTGGACGCGGCCATGCTCGCACGCCCGATGTGACGTCGCGCGCGCCGCGTCGCATTTGCAGCACAGTGGCTTTGGTGCGGAAGAGGACAGCGGCGTGACGCGTGGGCACATTGCTCATACTGATATTGTAAGTCGCTGGCAGGCAAAACGCTGTATTGCCGAGCGCGTTACACTTGGCGCGCTTAGAGAAGTGAACGTCATGTTAAAACTCCAAACTCTGCGAGGTGCGCGATGGCAACCGCTGGCTCGCTAAAAGAATCATTGAAAGACGAAGCGCCGCTCGCGCCCGACCAGGCGCGCATCGACGATATTCCTGCCGGCTTGATGACCAAATGCACAAGCTGCGGCACGATGCTGGTCACTAAAGATTGGCTGCGCGACCTGAAGGTTTGCGCGCGCTGCGGCTACCACACGACCATCGGCGCGTGGGAACGCATCGCGTTGCTTTCCGACGAAGGCTCGTTTCAAGAATGGGCTGCCGACCTCGCGCCGCGCGACCCGTTGAACTTCGACGGCTACGGCGGCAAGAAAACCGCGTCGCAGATTAAAACCGGCCTACGCGATTCATGCGTCATCGGCGGCGCAACGCTCGACGAACGCCCCATCGCCATCGGTGCATCCGATTTCGGTTTCATGGGCGGCTCGATGGGCAGCGTTTACGGCGAGAAAGTGACGCTCCTTTTGGAAGGCGCTCTCGAACGCAAATGCCCCGCGATCATGTGCAGCTCTTCGGGCGGCGCGCGAATGCAGGAAGGTTTGCTTTCGCTGATGCAAATGGCGAAAACCTCCGCAGCCGTCGCGCGCTTGCAGAATGCAGGCATTCCGTTTATTTCGGTTCTGACGCATCCTTCAACCGGCGGCGTGCAGGCGAGCTATGCCTCGCTGGGCGATGTTCTTTTCGCCGAACCGGGCGCGCTGATTGGCTTTACC is drawn from Abditibacteriaceae bacterium and contains these coding sequences:
- the accD gene encoding acetyl-CoA carboxylase, carboxyltransferase subunit beta; the encoded protein is MATAGSLKESLKDEAPLAPDQARIDDIPAGLMTKCTSCGTMLVTKDWLRDLKVCARCGYHTTIGAWERIALLSDEGSFQEWAADLAPRDPLNFDGYGGKKTASQIKTGLRDSCVIGGATLDERPIAIGASDFGFMGGSMGSVYGEKVTLLLEGALERKCPAIMCSSSGGARMQEGLLSLMQMAKTSAAVARLQNAGIPFISVLTHPSTGGVQASYASLGDVLFAEPGALIGFTGARVIEQNLKIKLPKGFQSAEFQMEHGQLDDIIPRAKMRDSISQLLGLLLD
- a CDS encoding VanW family protein, with product MSNVPTRHAAVLFRTKATVLQMRRGARDVTSGVRAWPRPDGTGFNYVLAQSRSPLWNDASPAEVRLQKGKVQNLRAALRRLDGTIIPANELFSFWKQIGQATTRRGYVSGRLLREGCLIPAVGGGLCQLSNALYAAALDSGCEIVERWAHSQTVPGSSAAQGRDATVAWNYIDLRFRPQCEMQISAKLSHDELVVRFLARQPVAVQPLVPLSSLNAPTPLLNPAAHSCGSCGQSACFRHSPAQSTVEIDRTLWLLDEEWPEFEELAKQKAHEIWTPDNAGWRRWYRGAATRFAGEGAAKRAASLQGTARIAGYFAHRIDYETTHLVVAQGFLPFLWQQGALGGRSFDVLMTRLPLHELHARLDEASLRIAAPTLRDFRAPQNVVNVEREALAHARTLWTPHKALAAMFPHAQRLPWHEPKTEKQTSAISDAIFFPGPAVARNGCHAVREAALALDIEVWASGVSHEGIDFWKPAKMRVTTNWREALAVVMPSVWDNSPRLLMRALAAGVPVIATAGCGIEPREGLYLVPFGDSDSICSAIEDIREVRSKSTGLCETAPTC